The DNA segment CCGGAAGACCCCCAGCCCCCCGCCCTCGATCATGGCCGGACCCCCCATCCCGATGGTCGAGTCCCGGGTCGCGATCACCACGTCACAGCACCCGAGGATGGCCGCGTTGCCGGCGAAGCACCGTCCTGAGTTGACCCCCACGAGGGGGACGAGTCCGGACAGGCGGCCGAACAGGTGGAAGGCCATCGTGTCCAGGCCCGCCACGTGGGGGACGTCCGTGTCGCCGGGGCGGCCGCCCCCGCCCTCCGTGAAGAAGACCACCGGGAGCCGCCAGCGGTGCGCCAGCTCGAGCATCCGGTCCTTCTTGCGGTGGTTCTGCATGCCCTGGGTGCCCGCGAGCACCGTGTAGTCGTAGGACATCACCACGCAGCGGGAGCGCTCCTCGCCGAACAGGTCCGCGTTGACCCGACCGATGCCGGCCACGAGTCCGTCCGCGGGCGTCCGCTCCATCAGCTCCTCCACGGGGCGGCGAGAGCGCTGGGCTGCGATGACCAGCCCCCCGTACTCGGTGAAGCTCTCGGGGTCGCAGAGCGCGGCGATGTTCTCGCGCGCGGTCCGCTTGCCGATCCGGCGCCTCTTGGCGACCGCGTCCGGGCGGGCCTCGTCACGGGTCGCCGCTCGGCGCTCGAGGACCTCGGCCAGGTCGGGACGCACGACGGAGGGGTCCGCCTCGGGCGCTTCGGTGGTCGCTCGGGGGTCCTCGTCAGAGGGTGAGAAGAGGACGAGCGGTTGGCCCTCTTCGACCGTGTCGCCGACCCGCACCAGCACGGACCCGACGGAGCCCGAGGACGGAGCCTCGACCACGTGCTCCATCTTCATCGATCCGATGACGACCATCGCAGCGCCCGCGGGCAGGACATCGCCCGCGGACGCTTCGACGGCCACTACGGTCCCCCGTAGGGGAGCCGCGACGATCTGTCGCTCCGAGGTCACGCCCCGAAGCGTAGGACATGGTCCTGGTTCAGCTCCCGTTGCTCCGACGCCGGGCCTTGTTCGCCTCGAGGGCCTGGTCGATCCGGGCGACCTTGGACTTGGCCGCGACGGCCTGCTCGGCGGTGCGGACGGCACGGAGCTCGTCCTCCACCTCGGCCGGGCGGGCGGCCTCACGGCGTGCCTGCGCGGCCTTCGTGCGGGCCTCCGCCTTCTGGCGGGCGCTCTGCTCCCGCTTCGCGGCGGCCGTGCGCGTGGAGGCCTTCGCCCTCTGCTTCTGCTGCTCGAGCTGCTCCGTGCGCTCCTCGGCGCGCTGCGCGATCTCTGCCTTCTCCCTCTCGAGCTCGGCCTTCTCGCGGCGCATCCGCTGGTCCGCCTCGGCGCGCCGGATCTCGGCCAGCGCCTCGGCCTGCTTCGCCTCCCGGACCTTCTCCACCTTCGTCTGGTGGAGCCGGCTCTCCGTCATCAGGTCGTCGTCGCGCAGGACGAGCCCGGTCATCCCCTTCACCTGCGACGCGAAGGCGTCGTAGACGACCGAGGGAGCCCATCCGGCGTCCCCGTCCCGTCCGGTGACGCGTTCGGCCACGGACAGGGGGAGCCTCACGGCGCGCAGCCAGGTCTTGACCGACCCGCGCGCCACGTTCCTCAAGGTATCCATCCTCTGCTCCTTCACTCGATCACTCGGTCGATGGTCTCGGCCGTCCTCAGGGCGCTCTCCGCGTGCTCCTCCGCCTGGGCGGCCTCCTGCTCGGCCCGGAGGCGGTCGACGACGACCTCGGTCTCCTCGGCCGCCACCGCCGCCTGCTGACGGCGCGCGGCCTCCTCCACCTGCTGCTCCTGCCGCTCGGTCACCTGCTCGATGGTGCGCTCGGCCCGCCCGGCGTCGGCCCGGGCCCGGGCGGTCTCCATGCGCTCGGCCTGGGCGGCTTCGAGCCGGATCCGCTCCTCCTCGAGCTCCTGGCGGCGCTGGGTCAGCTCCGCTTCCGTCATCTCGTCGGCCGCGGCCTCGGTCCGCTCCCGGGCTTCCTGAAGTGCCTGGGCGCGCTCCTCGTGGAGCTCACCCTCCCGCTTCAGGTCCTCGTCGCCGATCACGGAGCCGGCGACCTTCTTCATCTTTCCCTTGATCATGTCTCCGACGCCGGTCTCCGCCGGCGGGCGTGGCACGTCACTCATCACTGCTCCTCGTCGTAGGGGTCTGCTGCTGCGGGAACCGCGCTTCCTCATACCCCCGTTGACCGGCGGTCAATCCGGTGTTTGCCGTAACCGCCGGGGGGTACATGGGGGTCGCCAGGAACCGGACGCGGGGAGACACCTATGGCCAGCGCCATGAGGCTCGACATCACGCACGAGCGCCACGACGTGGCTCGACTGCACATCAGCGGGATCGCCGACCCATCCGGCGCGGCGGTCGTGGCGGCGGCTCTGTGCGAGCTCGAGGCGAGCGGCGCGGAGACGATCGTCCTGACCGGCGACCCTTCGAGGATGCCCGGGTCCGTGCGCTCCGCGATCGACGGGCTGCGGGAGCGGCTCGAGAGGCAGGGCCGACGGGTCCTGATGATGGAGCCGGGGATGGCAGAGACCGCTCCCGCCTTCTCGCTGCGCCAGATCGGGCAGCGGGCGGGGTAGACGGCTCCCGCGCGCCGGAACCGTCGTAGTCTTCGTCCGAGACAACAGGAGGACGATGACGTGAGACTGCCCAAGGAGCTCCCCGACACGCCGTACGTGGCCGGTGCCTTCCGCATCAGCCACTGGCACGTCGACGAGGAGGACGACCCCACGTTCCCCGGCACCCTGGTGCTCGAGTTCGCGGGCCGACTCCCCGGCACCGAGGTGGACGTGGTCGTCCCGTTCGAGATCCCTCACGACATGGCCATCGAGCTGGTCGAGGACCTCATGTCTCAGTACAGGTGCCTCATCTACGGCGAGCGCCGGTACGACGACGACGAGGTGGGAGAGGATCAGGCCTAGGGAGCGTCCGGGGGGCCCAGCTCGGCTGGCGTTCCGGTGCCCGTCCTCCCCTCCTGGGTGCGTGCGGCCTCCACGGCGAGCCGGTCGACCAGGTCGTTGACGAGGTCGTCCGAGTGCCCCTTCACCCAGCTGAAGGAGATCTCCCCGGGCCGGGACAGGTAGAGCTCGAGGAGGGGCGCCCACAGGTCCTGGTTGGCGACCGGCTTCCGCTGCGAGTTGAGCCACCCCCGGCGGAGCCACCCCTCCCACCACCGGTCCCGGAAGCAGTTGACCACGTACGTCGAGTCGCTCCTCACGTGCACCGGGCCGTCCAGGGCCCGCAGGGCCTCCAGCACGGCACGTATCTCCATCCGCTGGTTCGTGGACGGGGCCTCGGCGCCGCTCGCGAACGGTCCCTCGGGGACGGCCCACGCCCAGCCGCCGGGGCCGGGGTTCCCGAGGCAGGCGCCGTCCGTGTAGACGGTGGTGGTCATCGGTGTCCTCGTGTGGTCGGGTCGCCGGGAGGATACCGGGTCTGTAGAGTCCCTCGGATGACCCTGCGGGCGGCGGCATGGCCGGAGGCGGATGCGTTGTTCCGGGCGGACCCCACCTGGAGGGGAGCCGACGCCGCCTACTCCGTCCCGCTCTCGGGCGACCGGACCCTGTGGCTGTTCGGGGACACCTTCGTCGGTCCCTCTCGTGACCGCGCGGTGATGGTCCACAACACGATCGGGATCCAGCACGGGCCCGACCCCTCGACGGCCGTCCTCGAGACGCGCATGGGCGGGAGCCCGTCGGCTCCCGAGCCGTTCTTCCCGGCTCCCGCGGGCACCTGGCTCTGGCCCATGGCGGGCACGCGTGTGAGCGGGGGCGCCCTCGTCTTCTTCATGCGGGTGAGGTCGGCGCGACCCGACCTGCCGACCGTGCTCGACGCGTGGCGCAAGGAGGGGTCCCTGCGCTTCTTCGAGGTCTTCGACTGGACGGCGGCGCACGTGTCCGATGTGGACGGACCGGTCGAGGGCTGGCGGGTCCGGATGCTGGACACGCCCCCCGCCGTGAACCGGATCATGCCGGGAGCCGGGGCGACGACGGACGGGACCCATCTGTACGCGTACGGGTGGCGGGACGGCCACGAGCTGCGGCCCGGCATCGTCCGCCGCCGCCCCCGGTACCGCGGCTGGTGGAGGCCCCGGCTCGCGTTCGTCCTGCGCTGGCCCCTCGAGCGGGTGGCCGAGGGTCTGCACGACCCAGAGTGGTGGTCCGGGCGCGGTTGGACGACATCCGCCGACCAGGCGGTGCCGGTCGTCGCCGACCCGGGGACCGAGTTCACCGTGCACCGGGACGGCTCCCGTTGGGTGCTCGTGGAGGTGGCCAACTGGCTGCGGGGCGTGGACGACCTGCCGGCCCTGCGGAGGCTCGGGTGGCTGAAGCGGATGCCCTACGTCGGGCGGGGCCTCAAGTACGCCGGCCTCCTCAGGTCGACGTTGTGCGTCCGGACCGGAGCCTCGCCGCAGGGCCCGTGGTCTCATCCCGTCCGGGTCCACACGCCGCGCGTCCGCCGCGACGTGCTCGTCTACGCGGGGAAGGGGCACCCGCAGCTGTCGGGGGGCGGCCTGGTCTGCACGTACGCGTCGATCGCGCTTAAGGCGGACCGGACGTTGGGAGACGAGACGCTCTACTACCCGCGCTTCGTGCGCGTGCACGGCCTGTCCTGACCGTCTGCCCCGCGGACGCGGGACGCCGTCCGGCAGGGGAGTGGCACCTCCACGGCGAAGGACGGCCCATGTCCCGGCTCGTCCTCCTGGCGCTCGTCGCGACCCTGCTCGTCCCGGCGGGCGCGTCCGCCGCCGACTGCGCCGACGCGTACTCCCCGTTCGCGTCGATCCCGGGGGCCTCCCTGGTGGCGCGCGACCACGTGAGCAAGGACGATCCGCCGGTCCGCTACCGGATGTGGCGGGGGACGGTCCCGAGCTTCGACGGGCTCCCGCTCTCCGTGGACGTGACCGTCCCCTGTGACGCGTCCGGACCCGTCCCCCTCGTCGCGATGAGCCACGGGTGGGGCGACGACAAGACCATCTGGGAGGAGACCGGCCGGTCCGACACCGTGTCCTCCACGTTCCGGCGGGAGACGAACCACTTGTGGAACAACATCTGGTTCGCCTCGAAGGGGTACGCGGTCCTGAACCACACCGCTCGTGGGTGGCACGACTCGTGTGGACCCCGTACCCCTGGGGCGTCCGGACCACTGGCTCCCGCGCCGCACTGCCTGGCCTTCGACTACTGGATCCACATGGGGGACATGCGGTGGGAGGTCCGGGACGTGCAGTGGCTCGCCGGCGCTCTCGTGGAGTCCGGTGTGGCCGACCCCGGACGGCTCGCCGTGACCGGCGGGTCCTACGGCGGGGGGCCCACGGTGATGAACGCGATCCTCAACGACCGCGTCATGTGCGGGGGCGCGCGCCAGGCGCACGGCGTCGACCCGTGCGCGGGCCTGATGCCCGGGGAGCTGGCTCCCTGGACGACACCCGGCGGCTCCCGGCGCTTGAGCTGGGCGGCGGCCGTCCCGATGTACACGTGGGGCGACGTGATCCAGGTGCTCGTCCCCAACGGACGCGGCTCGGACGGGTGGGGGGTCCCGGACCGCGACCCGGCCGATCCCATCGGTGTTCCCATCGAGAGCTACTTCGCCGGTCTGTACGCCTCCGGGCAGCCGCTCGGCAACGGGTACTACGCGCCGCCCGGCGTGGACCCGACCGCTGACATCACGCTCGGCACCCTGCGGGCCCTGGCGGGGAACCCGTTCCTGCACGCGGACCCCGTGGCGGCGAACGCCGTCCACCAGTTCCGCTCCTACAAGTCGGCCGCCCTCCTCGAGCCGAACGGCCGCGTCCCGATCTTCTGGGTGCAGGGGTTCACCGACCCGCTCTTCACCGGGCTCGAGGCGCTGCAGGTCTACAACCGGCTTCGCGCGCACGACCCCGACTACCCGATCAAGCTCTTCTTCGGCGATATCGGCCACGACTACGCCATGCAGCCCGTCGACGAGTGGGACCTGGTCAAGGGACAGATGAACGCGTTCCTCGACCACTACCTCGCCGATGCTCCCGCCCCCACCTTCGACGTCGGCGCCACGGTCACCCGGTGCCTCGACCCGGGAGCCCCGATGACCTACGTGTCCGCTCCCGACTGGTCCTCGATCCACCCGGACACCCTCACGCTCACGAGCGCCGAGCGCGGGTGGACCTCCCACTCGAGCTGGGGGGAGACCGGGTTCGCGACGGACCCGGTCTCGACCGCCTCCATCCCCGGCCCTCAGTCGTACCGCGGCTGCCGCAGGATGAGCCCCGCCCGGACCGATCCCGGGGTCGCCTCCTGGACCTGGGAGCTCCCGGCCGCCGTGACGATGGTGGGGAGTCCGGTCGTGGACCTCGCGTTCGTGAGCACCGCTGCGGACACGCAGCTCTCGGTCCGGCTCTGGGACGTGGCGCCGGACGGGTCGGTCCAGGGGCTCGTCACCCGGGGCGTGTACCGCAGCCTCGACGGACCCGGCACGGATCTCAGGGCGCGGTTCCAGCTCGCGCCGACCGGGTACCGGTTCGCACCGGGCCACTCGGTCAAGGTGGAGGTGACGGGGAACGACGCGCCCTACCGTCAGGCGAGCCGCACCCCCGCGTTCATCGAGGTGCACAGGACCGAGCTGAGCCTGCCGACGAGGGGGAGCGCATGAGGAAGGTCTGGTTGCTGATCGCTGCGATGGCGCTCGTGGGCACCCCGGCGCGCGCCGGCCACATCGAGTCCTACGTGATCCCCGCCGAGCCCCAGCGCGAGTTCCCGGCCGACTTCGAGCTCCCGGTCGACGCGCAGGCCCGGGGCGAGCTCTACTCCTGGACCGATCCGCGGGTCGGTGGATGGGGCGGACGGTTCGAGGGAGCCGAGGTCTGTCCGGACGGGCACGAGCTCCGTGCGCCGGTCGTCCTGGTGCATGGGACGAGCGAGGATGCGTACGCGGCCTGGCGGGCGTCCGACAACGGCTCGACGACCGTGAACGTCCGGCAGCGCCTGCTCGACGCGGGGTGGTGCCCAGAGGAGCTATGGGCGATCTCGTACACGGGCGGCCGCGGGTACTTCACCTACAACGACGTCAACGTCGACGAGCTGCACGCGTTCATCCAGAACGTCCGGGCCTACACGGGAGCCGATCGCGTCGACGTGGTCGCGCACTCGCTGGGGGTCACGGTCGTGCGCAAGGCGATGCGCGTGCACGGGTACGAGTGGCTGCGACGGTTCGTCGCCATCGGGGGCGCCAACCACGGCACGACGACGTGCCGGGGCGTCGGGCAGGTCCGCGGGAGCCATGTCTGCGAGGAGCTCGAGCCCGACTCTCCCACCTTCACGAACGCCTGGCTCGCCGACCTCAACTCGATAGGAGAGACGCCTCCCGGCCCCGAGTACCTGGTGATCTACGACAGCGTGGGGGACCAGTTCTACCAGGGTCCCGACGCGCACAGCCCCCGTCTGGACGGCGCCTGCAACCTGGACCTCCCCGGGCGGTTCCACCTCCCGATCGCGCGCGGTCCGGAGGCGGTCGCCGTCTACGGCGCGTTCCTCGCCGACGGGAGCCTGCCCGTCTGCTCCTGAAGGACCGGGGCCGCACGTCGTAGCCCGGCGTGGGGCCCGGCCGCACCCGGCGTAGGATGGCCGCGATGCCACGCCGCGCCGCGCTGGTCCTCCTCGTGGTCCTGGCGGCCGCGTGCTCCTCCGATCCCCCCGAGTACCGGGTCACCCTCGACACCGACCTCGGGCGGGAGCCCGCGATCCAGATGCCGGACGGGGAGCCGCCCGGCGAGCTGCTGGTCCAGGACGTCGTCACCGGGGAGGGAGAGGTCCTGCGGGAGGGGGACACGTTCACCGTCCACTACGTCGGTGTGTCCTGGCAGCGCCGGGAGATCTTCGACCGGACGTGGCCCGGGGAGCCGGCCTCCTTCGGATGGGACGGGGTGATCGACGGGTGGCGCCGCGGCATCGCCGGCATGCGGGTGGGCGGACGGCGCGGCCTCGTCGTGCCGCCCGAACTCGGCTACGACGACGGGGAGACGATGATCTTCGTCGTCGACCTGCTCGGCGTGCAGCGACCGGCGGAGGTGGGCGCGGGAGCCGGCGAGGCTCCCGCGCCCTGAACCGTCAGCGGCAGGGCTGGTTGCGCAGACCCTCGCGTCCCGTCGCGCTGCATGGCGGGGCGTCGGTCGGAACGTCGGCTCGGATCACCGGGAACGCGACGGAGGACGGGTAGATGCCCGACGTGTATATCGAGTTCACCGCGGGCGTCGGCAGCGAGGCGAACCCCCACAGGTCGGGGAGCAGGTTCGGCGCGCTCACCCAGATGCGGATCTGCGACCCGGCGCGGAACGCGTGTCCGAACGGGAAGATCTCGACGCGTGCGAGCGTGGGATGCCCGGGCACCAGCGGAGCGCTGTCGCCCAGCCGGTGGCTCTGGAACGGACGAAGCTCCGTCGAGAACCTCGGGTCCTCCATCCGGTGGCTCGCGCGCAGCCACCCCTTCTGCACGAAGACCTCCTTGCCGTCCGGGCGCACCTCGGTGAGCGTCACCTCGAGGTCGGTGTCCGGCGCGGTGCTGGAGATGAACAGGTCGACGCTGGCCGTGCCCAGCATGAGCTGGTCTCCCGACAGCGGTGCGCTCGTGAACGCGGCGTAGGTGCCGGAGGCGGGCTTGCGGGTCCAGTCGCCGGGGGTCACGCCGGAGATGCCATGTCCGCCCCGCTCCTGCGTCCCGGCCACCGGGACGTAGGCGTAGTCGACCGCGCCGAGGGCGCGAGCGTTGGCGGCCTCGACCTTCGTGGGCAGGGCCGCGGGCCCGTGGGGCTCCTCGGACAGGCTCCCGTCCTGCTTCAGGAACAGCCGGTCGGCTTCCACCTCGAGGGGTGGCCAGGAGGAGAACGTCCTGGAGAAACCGGCCTTGCGTCCACCCTTGGCGCCGTTGTCGAAGTTGATGATGACCGGGTCCTCCGCCCAGTACTCGTCCGCCGTGGCGTCGGGGAAGCGCATCGCCGTGATGTGGGAGGCGCGTCCCGCGTCCTCGTAGCCGTAAGCGACGCCGAAGTCACCCACGACGTGGCCGCGCCCCCGGAGCGCGAACTCGAGGAACCGGTAGATGTGGGGGAGCATCTCCTCGCCGTAGTACTCCCCGTGATCACCGTTGGAGGAGAGGAACCTCCAGTGCAGGCCGGGGCGGAGACGGTCGATCAGGTGGGTCGCGCGGGAGCCCACCTGCTCGTCCTGCCAGGACTGCACCAGCATCGTCGGGAC comes from the Actinomycetota bacterium genome and includes:
- a CDS encoding carboxyl transferase domain-containing protein, with translation MTSERQIVAAPLRGTVVAVEASAGDVLPAGAAMVVIGSMKMEHVVEAPSSGSVGSVLVRVGDTVEEGQPLVLFSPSDEDPRATTEAPEADPSVVRPDLAEVLERRAATRDEARPDAVAKRRRIGKRTARENIAALCDPESFTEYGGLVIAAQRSRRPVEELMERTPADGLVAGIGRVNADLFGEERSRCVVMSYDYTVLAGTQGMQNHRKKDRMLELAHRWRLPVVFFTEGGGGRPGDTDVPHVAGLDTMAFHLFGRLSGLVPLVGVNSGRCFAGNAAILGCCDVVIATRDSTIGMGGPAMIEGGGLGVFR
- a CDS encoding ribonuclease H; this encodes MTTTVYTDGACLGNPGPGGWAWAVPEGPFASGAEAPSTNQRMEIRAVLEALRALDGPVHVRSDSTYVVNCFRDRWWEGWLRRGWLNSQRKPVANQDLWAPLLELYLSRPGEISFSWVKGHSDDLVNDLVDRLAVEAARTQEGRTGTGTPAELGPPDAP
- a CDS encoding CocE/NonD family hydrolase C-terminal non-catalytic domain-containing protein translates to MSRLVLLALVATLLVPAGASAADCADAYSPFASIPGASLVARDHVSKDDPPVRYRMWRGTVPSFDGLPLSVDVTVPCDASGPVPLVAMSHGWGDDKTIWEETGRSDTVSSTFRRETNHLWNNIWFASKGYAVLNHTARGWHDSCGPRTPGASGPLAPAPHCLAFDYWIHMGDMRWEVRDVQWLAGALVESGVADPGRLAVTGGSYGGGPTVMNAILNDRVMCGGARQAHGVDPCAGLMPGELAPWTTPGGSRRLSWAAAVPMYTWGDVIQVLVPNGRGSDGWGVPDRDPADPIGVPIESYFAGLYASGQPLGNGYYAPPGVDPTADITLGTLRALAGNPFLHADPVAANAVHQFRSYKSAALLEPNGRVPIFWVQGFTDPLFTGLEALQVYNRLRAHDPDYPIKLFFGDIGHDYAMQPVDEWDLVKGQMNAFLDHYLADAPAPTFDVGATVTRCLDPGAPMTYVSAPDWSSIHPDTLTLTSAERGWTSHSSWGETGFATDPVSTASIPGPQSYRGCRRMSPARTDPGVASWTWELPAAVTMVGSPVVDLAFVSTAADTQLSVRLWDVAPDGSVQGLVTRGVYRSLDGPGTDLRARFQLAPTGYRFAPGHSVKVEVTGNDAPYRQASRTPAFIEVHRTELSLPTRGSA
- a CDS encoding FKBP-type peptidyl-prolyl cis-trans isomerase translates to MPDGEPPGELLVQDVVTGEGEVLREGDTFTVHYVGVSWQRREIFDRTWPGEPASFGWDGVIDGWRRGIAGMRVGGRRGLVVPPELGYDDGETMIFVVDLLGVQRPAEVGAGAGEAPAP
- a CDS encoding CocE/NonD family hydrolase; protein product: MRRLAAVLIVGLTAALLAPAPAHAARPGPIHGYIPMSDGVTLKYQALLPDPDRWGPGPYPMVMDYSGYIPGQTIYDGLHHRFLEAGYAIIGLNIRGTHCSGGYFDYFEPRQALDGKEAVEWLTGHRETPGFVRPAQLGDKLAMVGKSYPGITQLFVAAQQPKGLAAIVPGHVFGDLYRDVPFPGGILNATFAGAWSGQRAVESMASGYQWWAQNQGDERCLRNQPDHLPNTAFNPFVQALYNQFDGPLFWERSPWWWADRIDVPTMLVQSWQDEQVGSRATHLIDRLRPGLHWRFLSSNGDHGEYYGEEMLPHIYRFLEFALRGRGHVVGDFGVAYGYEDAGRASHITAMRFPDATADEYWAEDPVIINFDNGAKGGRKAGFSRTFSSWPPLEVEADRLFLKQDGSLSEEPHGPAALPTKVEAANARALGAVDYAYVPVAGTQERGGHGISGVTPGDWTRKPASGTYAAFTSAPLSGDQLMLGTASVDLFISSTAPDTDLEVTLTEVRPDGKEVFVQKGWLRASHRMEDPRFSTELRPFQSHRLGDSAPLVPGHPTLARVEIFPFGHAFRAGSQIRIWVSAPNLLPDLWGFASLPTPAVNSIYTSGIYPSSVAFPVIRADVPTDAPPCSATGREGLRNQPCR